The following DNA comes from Rhodanobacter sp. AS-Z3.
GGCGCGCGAACGCCCGCAACTCCGGAAAAAACACCTCAAAGCAGCGCTGCAGCTCCAGCTCATGCTCCACGAGCACCGGCAACGCCGAATCCAGCGGATTGGCCCGGCTCAGGCGCTGCCCGATCCCGGCCAGTGCCTGACCCAGCACCGCGCGATCGGCATAGCACGCTGGCAGGCCGTGGCCGTCCATGTAGCTCCGGAACCGCCGCAAAGCGGGCGTCAGCAAGGCATCCCGCCGCCATAGCAAGGCACGCAACGCGTCGGAATACGGCAACAGCGACCGCCCGCTCCAGCGCGAAAACTCACGCGCCAGGCAATGGTCAAACCACATGTCGAGCAAAATGCCGGCATAACGGCGATAGGGCACGGGCAACAACGCCTTGGCTGCCAACACGTCGAGATGGGCGTCGGTATAAACGTCAATCGCCCGATGCAGGCGGATGCCGGCAATCACCCGCGGCGAATACAAGGTCTGATCCGGCTGCCCGTGGACGAAGTCGCCGAGCATGCCGCCCAGTTGCAGTTCCTCGTCATCACCGGCCAGCAGGGTGTGCGCCAGATGGTTCACCCGCGGCTTCCGCAGCAACCGATGCGCTCGGCGGTTATCATCCTAGCCATGAATCCCACCGAACTCCCCGCCGCACCGGCCAGCTTTCCCGATATGCCGGCCAGTTTCATGCTCGACGGCCCGGTCGGCAAGCTGGAAGCGCTCAGTGACGTTGCCGAGCCGAGCAGCGCGCGCCGTGGCGTGGTGGTGCTGTGCCATCCGCTGACGGTGGAAGGCGGCAGCATGCACAACAAGGTCGTGGTCATGGCCGAACGCGCGCTGCGCGAATCCGGACTGGACACCGTGCGTTTCAACTTCCGTGGCGCCGGCAACTCGGCCGGCGAATTCGACAAGGGCGTGGGCGAAAGCGCAGACCTCGCCGCGGTGGTCGCGTGGGTGCGCAAGATGCGCCCGCACGATGCGTTGTGGCTGACCGGCTTCTCGTTCGGCAGCTACGTCACCATCAACAATGCGCTGCGCCTGCATGCCGATGCGCTGATCAGCATTGCCCCACCGGTCGGTCGGCGGGAGTTCGAGCCGACCTCGCTGCCAACTTGTCCTTGGCTGGTGATTCAGGGTGAGGCCGACGAAGTGGTCGAACCACAGGCGGTGTTCGACTGGATCGACACGCTGGAACACCAGCCCGAACTGATCCGCATGCCCGACACCAGCCACTTCTTCCATCGCCGATTGATGGACCTGCGCGGCGCGATCAAGCATGCCGTGCTCGGCTGGCTGCCGCCGCTGCGGCAGGCCTGACGCCTGCTCTCACCTACCTCACGACTGCCTGTTCCATGAGTGCAAACCCCTCGCTCGCGCCCAGCGCGCGTTACCTCGAAGGCGTTGCCGCGCATCGCTGGGAGTCCGACCCGACGCAGCTGGCGTTGCTGCCCGAGTTCGACCGCATGCACGCGGCGCTGTGCGCTGCGCCAGCCAGCGAAGGCGGCCTGTTCGGTCGACTGAAATCCCTGCTGGGCAATGATGACCCACCGGTTGCCGTGCCCGGCCTGTACCTGTGGGGCACGGTCGGTCGCGGCAAAACCTTCCTGATGGATCTGTTCGCCGCCAGCCTGCCGCACGGCGTGGTACTGCGCCGGCATTTCCATCGCTTCATGGGCGAAGTCCACGACAGCTTGCGCGAGCTGGGCGAACGGCAGAGTCCGCTGATCGAGGTTGCCGCCGGCATCGCCGCGCGCTGCCGCGTGCTGTGCCTGGATGAGTTTTTGGTCAACGACATCGGCGACGCGATGATCCTGGCCAACCTGCTCGACGCGCTGTTCGCGCGCGGCGTCACCCTGGTCACCACGTCCAACACCGCGCCGGCCAATTTGTACAAGGACGGCTTGCAGCGCGCGCGCTTCCTGCCCGCGATCGCGCTGATCGAGCAGCAATGCCACGTGGTGGAGATGGCCTCGTCGCGCGACTGGCGACTGCGCGCACTGACCCAGGCGTCGGTTTACCTGACGCCTCCAGGCGCTGAGGCACACCGCGCACTGGAAAAGATTTTCGCCGGCCAGGCTAGCGGCGATGTCGAGCTGGATGGCCAGTTGCACATCAACAACCGCGACATCCCGTTCCACAAGCGCGCCGACGGCGTGCTGTGGTTCGAATTCACTGCGCTATGCGAAGGCCCGCGCGCAGTCGCCGACTACATCGCGCTGGCCAAGGCCGGGCCGACGATCCTGATTTCCAACGTGCCGCAATTCACCGTCTACAGCGAAGACGCGGCGAAGCGCTTCGTGCAATTGGTCGACGAGTTCTACGACCGCCACGTGAAACTGGTACTGTCCGCCGCCGCACCGATCACCGAGCTGTACGACGGCGAGCGCCTGCGTGCCGAATTCGGCCGCACTGAGTCACGCCTGATCGAGATGCAGAGTGAAGAATATCTGGCGCTCGCGCACCTGCCGGAATAAGCCGCCCACACAGGGCGGAATCAGCTGGAATGTATGGCGCGCCAGCGCGACTCCAGCACCATGATCGTGAATACATAGATCACCACGATCACCGCCGGAATCACCACGAAGCGCTGGGTCGGGAACAGATACCACGCTGCCAGCACCAGCACCGTGCGGCCCACGGCATGCGCGATGCCGATCCAGTGGCGAATGATCCATGACACCGGCAACCACATCAGTCCGGTCAGTATGCCCACGCTCAATGGCAGCGAGCTGTAGTCGCGCAGGAAGAACGGCAGGGCGATCGCATACACCAGCACCGACATCAGCACGGTCAGCATGAACAGCGAATCGAACGCATTCTTAGGCCGCGACTTGTCGAGAAAATTCTCGCCGGTGAAGCGAGACAGAAATATGCCGAGATAGGCAATGCAGCCGGTGGCGATGAACAGCGCCCACACGGCATACAGCGGTGAAAGACAGGCGCCAGCCACGCCGGCAACCAGCCACGCGACACACCCTGCCAGTGGCATCGCCAGCAATCGCCGCCGCGCGAATTCCTCGCGCTGCTGGTCCAGCGAACGCGTCAAACCTTCTACATTCCGACTCATGCCGACTCCACCGAAGCGATCAAGCTGAAGGGCTTCATTCGAAGCGGGCTGTCGTTCCTGCAGACTGCGCACTCAAGAAGCGACGGTGATGAACCAGCACGCCGCTGTAGTAGACGATGTAGTAACCCACCAGCAAGCCGATCACCAGCATCGTCAACGGGCTGGAGGCATAACCCATCGGCCCGGCGTAGGCAGCGCCTGCCGAAGCGCCCTGGATCTGTGGCAACAGCACCATCAGCCGCCAGCCCAGTCGACCAAGCAGCAAGGCGGTAAGCAGCGCACCGACCCACGGATTGGGCACGTAGCAATCGCCCTTGACCGAATCAACCTCGAACCGGGTCAGGCGCAAACCCACCAGACCGATCGCGCTGCCGATCATGATGCCGCCCAGCAAGCCTTCAGCCAGCGCCAGCTTGTGCAGGCCACTGAGTGCCAGCAGGCAACCGATGAGTACAAACATCACGATGCGCGCGATCATCCGCTTGCGCCGGATCGGCTGGCGGCCGAACTGGCGGCTGACGCGCTTCCAGATGATCAAGGCCAGCAGCGGCAGCATGATCAGATAGCTGGTGAGATGGGCAGGCATGAGCATTCCGTTGACAAGGTTCGCAGGCAGCTTAGTCCAGCGACCGGGCCTATGACGACTGACGAATGTCATCCATCCGGTGTGGTGTGTGGGCGTGCGCTTAAGCCCGCACCGAGCTGTTGCGCAATCGAGCGCGTGCGGTCGGTGATCTGGTTGCCGGTATGCAAGGTCGATTTGCGTTCGATCAGCAGGATCAGGCATTCGGCGGCGGCCACCGGATTGTGACGAACACCCTTGGGCACCACGAACAGCTCGCCCTGATCCAGCTCCACCGCACCGGTTTCCAGCTCGATGCGCAGGTGGCCATCGAGGATCAGGAACAACTCATCCTCGTCCTCATGACTGTGCCAGCCGAAAGTGCCAAGCACCTTGGCCACCTTCAGATAGCTATCGTCCAATTCGCCAACGACGCGCGGCGACCAGTATTCGCTCAACGCGGCGGCGGCTGCCTTCGGCGAAACGGCCGGTGGCATGGGACTACTTCGCCTTGCCCTGATTCGCCACCGCCGCCATCTTCGCGGCGATCGCCTCGGCGTCGCCGAGGTAGTAGTGGCGCAGCGGCTTCAGTTCGTCGTCGAACTCATAAACCAAAGGCACGCCATTGGGGATGTTCAGCTCGACGATGGCTTCATCGGAAATGCCATCGAGATACTTCACCAGCGCGCGCAGCGAATTGCCGTGTGCCACCACCACCACGCGCTGGCCAGCACGAATCGCCGGCGCCAATACTTCATTCCAGTAGCGCTGCACCCGCACCACCGTATCCTTCAGGCACTCGGTATCGGGGATGTCGCTCGGAGCGAGTGTGGCGTAGCGCGGATCGCTCACCGATTCGTTCGCGGCACGATCCAGCGGCGGCGGCGGAATGTCGTAGCTGCGACGCCATATCTTGACCTGGTCCTCGCCGTACTTCAGCGCAGTTTCGGCCTTGTTGAGGCCGGTCAACGCGCCGTAGTGGCGCTCGTTGAGGCGCCAGTCGGTGACCACCGGCAACCACATCAACTCCATCGCATCCTGCACGCCCCATAGCGTGCGCACCGCGCGCTTGAGCACCGAGGTATGCGCCACGTCGAAACTGAAACCATCAGCCTGCAGCAGGCGGCCGGCTTCGCACGCTTCGGCCACGCCTTGTTCGGTGAGGTCGACATCGGCCCAGCCACTGAAACGGTTGTCGAGGTTCCACTGCGATTGGCCGTGGCGGATCAGGACGAGCTTGTGCATGGGAATGCCCGGAAGGTGGAATGAACGGCGAATGGTGAAGCCACGCTCCGACAGCGTCAAATGCGCCCCCTGCCACAGGTCATGGCAAACCGTTTGGCCGCGGGCTGCATCTCAAGCTCACTAACCCCTTCAAGGAGATTGCCATGCGTCGCTTCCCCACCCTTCTGATGTTTGCCGCCCTGAGTGCCAGCCTGCCCCTGCTGGCTGCCGCACATGACAATGACATCGACAAGGTCAACGGCGCGGTGCGGGTGGAAGCCGGCCAACAGGCTGGCGACGTCAGCACCGTCAACGGCGCGGTCTACGTCGGCGACAACGCCACCGTGAAGGAAGCCAGTACGGTCAACGGCGCGGTCGAGTTGGGTGCGAAGGCGCAAGCCACTGAACTGGGCACCGTCAACGGCTCGATCAGCCTGGGCAACGGCAGCCGCGTCAGCGGCAAGGTCGATGCAGTCAACGGCGCGATCCATCTCGACCCGAACGCCGATGTTGGCGGCCGGGTCGAGAACGTCAACGGCGGCATCGTGCTCGACGGCGCCCACGTCGGCGGCGGCATCGGCACGGTTGCCGGCGACATCACCGTCGGCGCGAACTCGCGCGTGGAAGGCGGCATCCTGGTCGACAAGAGCCACAGCTGGTTCGGCGGCAACCAGCGCATGCCAGTGGTGGTGATCGGCCCGCACGCCGTCGTGCAGGGCACGCTGGAGTTCAAGCGCGAGGTGGTGCTGAAAGTCAGCGACAGCGCGCAGATCGGCCCGGCAAAAGGCGCCACGCCGGTGAAGTTCAGCGGCGCGACGCCGTAGAAGGCAGGAACGAGTGGGGAGGAGTGAGAAACGAGAGTGGCTGCGGTGGGCTCACTCGTTTCTCACTCCTCCCCACTCATGTTTCCTCTCTACAGCCAGTCGCGCGGCTTCAGGTAATCAGCCAGCTTCGCTTCGGCAGAGTCTGCGTCAGGCGCGTACGCATATTCAAAGCGGACCCGGGGCGGCAGGCTCATCAGAATGGATTCGGTGCGACCACCGGACTGCAGGCCGAACAACGTGCCGCGATCGTAGACCAGGTTGAATTCCACGTAGCGACCGCGCCGGTACAGCTGGAATTCGCGCTCGCGTTCGCCGTAGGTCATGCCCTTGCGACGTTCCGCGATCGGCAGATAAGCGTCGAGGAAACCCTGACCCACGTCCTTGGTGAAGTCGAAGCAACGCTCGAAGCCGCCTTCGTTCAGATCGTCGTAAAACAATCCCCCGACGCCCCGAGTCTCATCGCGGTGCTTCAGATAGAAATACTCGTCGCACCACTGCTTGTAGCGCGGATAGACGTCCGCACCGTAGGGCTCGCACAAGTCGCGCGCCACCGTATGCCAGTGCCGCACGTCCTCGTCATGCGGATAGAACGGGGTGAGATCGAAACCGCCACCAAACCACCACACCGACTCCACGCCCGGCTTGCTCGCTTCGAAGTAGCGCACGTTGGCGTGCGTGGTTGGCACATGCGGGTTCTTCGGATGCAGCACCAGCGACACGCCAGTGGCGATGAAGCTGCCACCGACCAGTTCCGGTCGGTGCGCGGTGGCGCTGGGCGGCAATTGATGACCGGATACGCGCGAAAAATTCACTCCCGCCTGCTCGAACACCGCGCCATCGCGCAGCACGCGGGTGCGCCCGCCGCCGCCTTCCGCACGGGTCCACGCGTCCTCCTCGAAACGCGCACTGCCATCGACCTTTTCGATTGCACTGCAGATGCGTTCCTGCAGTTCACGCAGGAAGGTTTCGGCACGGTCGGCTTGCTGGCTGCTCATCACGGGACTCATCGCGGAAAGGTGGCCAGCTTAGCAAGTGCGCCCGCCGCCAGCGCTGCGACGCGGTGCCGCGGAAGCCTGCGCTGCATCAGGGTAGCGGCGGCGCATCAGCTGATCCTCGCCGTCATCCGCGTATTGCCGACGAGTGCAGCCCAGCGCAAGCCAAGATCAAGCCACATCAGGTAGCTGGCCTCGGTCAGCAAGCGGGCGAGATAGCGTGGGCGCAGCGGCAGTGTCGGCTCGGCAGCGATCGGCAGACCCTCAAACCCCAGCCTTCGCGCCAGCATGCAGCAGCGCGCGAGATGATAGCGACTGGTCAGCAGTACCACCGGTGGCAGGCTGGCGTCAGCCTGCAGCAACTGACGGGCATGCCGCAGGTTTTCCAGAGAATCCACCGAGTCCTGCTCCAACTCCAGCTGCACCTCGCCACGCAGGCCCTGCTGGCGCAACCACTGCGCACCGGCCGCCGCTTCGCTTTGCTGTCCACCGCTGCGACCGCCGAGCAACAGCAGGTGATTGGCATGGCCTTGTTCGACCAGTGCCAGCGCGCGCGCGAGGCGCTGCTGATAGTCCGGCCCCGGCGCATCGCGCACGAGGTGGCGACCAAACACCAGCACGATCATTCGCCGCGATGGCACCAGCGGGCTGCGCGCCGCAATACGCCAGACGTGAATCACATAACCCAGCCAGACCAGTCCCGCACTCAGCAGCAGCACCAGCACGGTCACGGCGGCCGCGACCTGTACGTCGCGATCGCGCAGGTAGCGCCATGGTTTTGCCGTCATCGAACGGTTCATCGGAAAGGACGGGGGACTCGGTCAAGCACGCAGCTTAGCGGTCGCGACCTGTTCGCAACACCTTCAT
Coding sequences within:
- a CDS encoding ACP phosphodiesterase; translation: MNHLAHTLLAGDDEELQLGGMLGDFVHGQPDQTLYSPRVIAGIRLHRAIDVYTDAHLDVLAAKALLPVPYRRYAGILLDMWFDHCLAREFSRWSGRSLLPYSDALRALLWRRDALLTPALRRFRSYMDGHGLPACYADRAVLGQALAGIGQRLSRANPLDSALPVLVEHELELQRCFEVFFPELRAFARQWIEARGG
- a CDS encoding alpha/beta family hydrolase encodes the protein MNPTELPAAPASFPDMPASFMLDGPVGKLEALSDVAEPSSARRGVVVLCHPLTVEGGSMHNKVVVMAERALRESGLDTVRFNFRGAGNSAGEFDKGVGESADLAAVVAWVRKMRPHDALWLTGFSFGSYVTINNALRLHADALISIAPPVGRREFEPTSLPTCPWLVIQGEADEVVEPQAVFDWIDTLEHQPELIRMPDTSHFFHRRLMDLRGAIKHAVLGWLPPLRQA
- the zapE gene encoding cell division protein ZapE, with translation MSANPSLAPSARYLEGVAAHRWESDPTQLALLPEFDRMHAALCAAPASEGGLFGRLKSLLGNDDPPVAVPGLYLWGTVGRGKTFLMDLFAASLPHGVVLRRHFHRFMGEVHDSLRELGERQSPLIEVAAGIAARCRVLCLDEFLVNDIGDAMILANLLDALFARGVTLVTTSNTAPANLYKDGLQRARFLPAIALIEQQCHVVEMASSRDWRLRALTQASVYLTPPGAEAHRALEKIFAGQASGDVELDGQLHINNRDIPFHKRADGVLWFEFTALCEGPRAVADYIALAKAGPTILISNVPQFTVYSEDAAKRFVQLVDEFYDRHVKLVLSAAAPITELYDGERLRAEFGRTESRLIEMQSEEYLALAHLPE
- a CDS encoding DUF1453 domain-containing protein — translated: MPAHLTSYLIMLPLLALIIWKRVSRQFGRQPIRRKRMIARIVMFVLIGCLLALSGLHKLALAEGLLGGIMIGSAIGLVGLRLTRFEVDSVKGDCYVPNPWVGALLTALLLGRLGWRLMVLLPQIQGASAGAAYAGPMGYASSPLTMLVIGLLVGYYIVYYSGVLVHHRRFLSAQSAGTTARFE
- a CDS encoding cupin domain-containing protein, yielding MPPAVSPKAAAAALSEYWSPRVVGELDDSYLKVAKVLGTFGWHSHEDEDELFLILDGHLRIELETGAVELDQGELFVVPKGVRHNPVAAAECLILLIERKSTLHTGNQITDRTRSIAQQLGAGLSARPHTTPDG
- the gpmA gene encoding 2,3-diphosphoglycerate-dependent phosphoglycerate mutase; the protein is MHKLVLIRHGQSQWNLDNRFSGWADVDLTEQGVAEACEAGRLLQADGFSFDVAHTSVLKRAVRTLWGVQDAMELMWLPVVTDWRLNERHYGALTGLNKAETALKYGEDQVKIWRRSYDIPPPPLDRAANESVSDPRYATLAPSDIPDTECLKDTVVRVQRYWNEVLAPAIRAGQRVVVVAHGNSLRALVKYLDGISDEAIVELNIPNGVPLVYEFDDELKPLRHYYLGDAEAIAAKMAAVANQGKAK
- the hemF gene encoding oxygen-dependent coproporphyrinogen oxidase, whose protein sequence is MSSQQADRAETFLRELQERICSAIEKVDGSARFEEDAWTRAEGGGGRTRVLRDGAVFEQAGVNFSRVSGHQLPPSATAHRPELVGGSFIATGVSLVLHPKNPHVPTTHANVRYFEASKPGVESVWWFGGGFDLTPFYPHDEDVRHWHTVARDLCEPYGADVYPRYKQWCDEYFYLKHRDETRGVGGLFYDDLNEGGFERCFDFTKDVGQGFLDAYLPIAERRKGMTYGEREREFQLYRRGRYVEFNLVYDRGTLFGLQSGGRTESILMSLPPRVRFEYAYAPDADSAEAKLADYLKPRDWL
- a CDS encoding YdcF family protein, yielding MTAKPWRYLRDRDVQVAAAVTVLVLLLSAGLVWLGYVIHVWRIAARSPLVPSRRMIVLVFGRHLVRDAPGPDYQQRLARALALVEQGHANHLLLLGGRSGGQQSEAAAGAQWLRQQGLRGEVQLELEQDSVDSLENLRHARQLLQADASLPPVVLLTSRYHLARCCMLARRLGFEGLPIAAEPTLPLRPRYLARLLTEASYLMWLDLGLRWAALVGNTRMTARIS